TCATGGAAAAGTTCAGGATAGCGGTGAAAAGTCTTGTCCTTCGAAGCCACATTCCTAAAGAAAATCTCAGAACCCTTGGGATTAGTCAGTTGATCATCCGATCCGTGAAGCAAGAGCAAGGGATAATGGAAAGAAGCGGCTTTTTCTTTAATTGCATCCATTATCCTGAGCAGTTCATAACCCGTCCTGGCGGGAACCGGATCATGATACACCAAAGGGTCTGCATCATACTTCCTCACTTCCTCAGGATCACGGGAAATCTTGTTACTGTCCAACTTGAGCACTTTGAGTTTAGGGGCCAACTTACTTACCAAGCTGGAAACAGCGATCAACAATTGGGAGACGTCATCAGCTGGCTGCAAAGCAGGAGCACTAAGGATGACACCTTTTGCCTCTGGCCGATATTCCAAGACATAGGCCGCTGTCATTCCCCCACCCATACTGTGGCCAAAAAGAAATGCAGGAATTCCGGGGATATAGGTTTTGACCTTGAGAAACAGGGCATCAATATCTTTCAAATAGTCCTGATAATTGGCAAAATAGGCAGTTGGTTTGGGGTTTGAGGACTTTCCATGACCTCTACCGTCAAATGTGAACACTGCTATACCTTCCCCAACGAGTTTGTCAGCAAAATGTGCATACCGGCTACTATGCTCCCCAAGACCATGGACAAGCAGCATAGAAGCCTTGGGTTGATCGGGAATCCAAGCCTGAAGATAGAGCACCAAATTATCATGCGTGGTATATTTTGTTTCGAAATGCTTCATTGTTACTTTATAATTTCGGGAAATTAAAAAATCCATTAAAGTCTTGATTTTCTTCCCATGGGCACTGTAATTCCAAGCCAAGGAATATCAACAAAACCATCAAAGTTTCCACTTACAGGCAAGACCAGACCATAATCAAGCCCTACATCCCCTATGATTCTCCTCCCTCCCATAGACAAAAGACCAAATGTCTCAAAGCCAGTGCTGATAATGTAGTTTTCTGTTAAAAAATATCCTCTTGGACCGGTTCTGACCATGCCGCCCAGAGTGATTGTTGGGGAACTGGCAATTTCTCCATCTGAAAAACCCCAGCCCAAGCCCAAAGTGATATTTTTATCTTTATTGCCAAAGGTATTGACCCCATATAAAATCCCAAAAGCTCCTCCACCGCCGATCACGGTTCCGAGCAATGCGCCGGCACCAACATTGTATATATCCTTAACTACCGGCACCGAAAACTTTGGGTTCAGCCAGACAGGGGTAGGTGCTCCTGCAAACAAAAACAAGGGGACAATCCCTGCGGACATAGAGAAATTCTCAGTGATCCCAAAAGAAAACTGGTTGAAAAAGATCCACACATTTTGGTAATAACTTTCACCAGATCGAAGACCATATCCATTCGGTGCGAAAAAATAGCGGGTAGCCTGGGGATTATCAAACCATAACTTTCCGTCTTTCACCTGACCCGATTGAATGAGTTCCCTAACAAGAATATCGGTCTTTCTGATGGTCACTTCTCCAAATTTTTCAGTAAGTAATACCAGTTTTTCATCATCTTCCAATGTGATCTGGCCTACAAACTCATTTCCGTCCCTGGTCTTGATTCTGTAGATTAGGGATTCTTCTTGATTGTCCTGTCCAAAGGTTTCGGTTATGGGAATTGTCATCATGGGAAATAGAAGCCAAAAAAGGACTAAGGGTCTAAATTTCATAGTTGGAGGGTTTTAGGAATAGAAAGATAGCCAAATTCCTTCAGACAAAAAGTTTTTAAGCGATAATGGGGTTTTTTGGTTCAATATTTTAGACTTTGTTAAAGTGAGGGTGTTACTTTCTTTTTTTGATACTATCTGTGTTCATCCTCATCCATCCGCGGTTCAATATAATCCGCACCATCCCTACCCGACCGTGCAAGCGGGGGCGTTCCAATCACATTCAGGTTTCATATCGTCGGTGTGGGACGAGGTTCTGTTGTTCAGCAGATTCCTGCGCCGACTCGGGGGACGGGCCGGACACCATTTGCCCGGGGTTGAAACCCCGGGCTACCAATAGGCAGGCCCTACAGGCCTGTCTTGTAAAAGACTCATATTACATCCATCTGAGAAGATGCAGCGTCAGCTGCTTGGTGTTCTTCCTTTATCTAGTCCTACTCAAAACGCTAGAATTATGTAGAAAACCTCTCTATTGAAGAACCAAGCTCGTCGAACCTTTAATGCTCTTCCTTTTCCCAAATCCGACTTTTTTTATTCTTCATCCTCCACTAATACTCCATAATCAAAGGAGATGCTTCACTACGTTCAGCAAGACAGTTAGATATACACTCACTCCTACTTTCAAAACTCCAACCCGAAAACCATGACAACCTGATAACTCCCAATCCCTCATTTTTCAAGGAATCCACTTGATATGCTTGAAGTTCGGTTTTCTCTTTTCCAAAAAGGCATTCCTTCCTTCTTTAGCCTCTTCGGTCATGTAGGCCAACCGCGTCGCTTCCCCTGCAAATACCTGTTGCCCTACCATTCCATCATCGGTCAGGTTCATGGCAAACTTGAGCATCTTGATGGATGTGGGCGATTTGGCCAAGATTTCCTGTGCCCATTCATAGGCTGTTGTCTCCAGTTCGGCATGCGGTATTACTGCATTGACCATGCCCATATCAAAGGCCTCCTGAGCGGTGTAATTCCTCCCCAGAAAAAATATTTCCCTGGCTTTCTTTTGGCCCACCATTTTGGCCAGATAGGCCGAACCATAACCGGCATCAAAACTGGTCACATCTGCATCGGTCTGTTTGAAAATGGCATGTTCTTTACTGGCCAAGGTCAGGTCACAGACCACATGAAGGCTATGTCCTCCACCCACTGCCCAACCGGGTACTACAGCAATCACCACCTTGGGCATAAAACGGATTAACCTTTGCACCTCCAAAATATTCAGTCTATGGTAGCCATCTTCCCCCACATAACCCTGATGTCCTCTTGCCCTTTGGTCACCTCCTGAACAAAAAGCATACACTCCATCCTTGGGCGAGGGTCCTTCTCCCGTCAAAAGGACAACACCTATGCTCGTATCCTCATGGGCATCCTTGAAAGCATCCAAAAGCTCGGAAGTGGTCTTGGGCCTAAAAGCATTCCTCACTTCCGGACGGTTAAAAGCTATTCTGGCCACCCCATCGCAC
This Cecembia calidifontis DNA region includes the following protein-coding sequences:
- a CDS encoding 1,4-dihydroxy-2-naphthoyl-CoA synthase, which gives rise to MEINWKTVKEYDDITYKKCDGVARIAFNRPEVRNAFRPKTTSELLDAFKDAHEDTSIGVVLLTGEGPSPKDGVYAFCSGGDQRARGHQGYVGEDGYHRLNILEVQRLIRFMPKVVIAVVPGWAVGGGHSLHVVCDLTLASKEHAIFKQTDADVTSFDAGYGSAYLAKMVGQKKAREIFFLGRNYTAQEAFDMGMVNAVIPHAELETTAYEWAQEILAKSPTSIKMLKFAMNLTDDGMVGQQVFAGEATRLAYMTEEAKEGRNAFLEKRKPNFKHIKWIP
- a CDS encoding alpha/beta hydrolase; its protein translation is MKHFETKYTTHDNLVLYLQAWIPDQPKASMLLVHGLGEHSSRYAHFADKLVGEGIAVFTFDGRGHGKSSNPKPTAYFANYQDYLKDIDALFLKVKTYIPGIPAFLFGHSMGGGMTAAYVLEYRPEAKGVILSAPALQPADDVSQLLIAVSSLVSKLAPKLKVLKLDSNKISRDPEEVRKYDADPLVYHDPVPARTGYELLRIMDAIKEKAASFHYPLLLLHGSDDQLTNPKGSEIFFRNVASKDKTFHRYPELFHELINEPEKELVINDILEWIKARMSS